A stretch of the Candidatus Krumholzibacteriia bacterium genome encodes the following:
- the hppD gene encoding 4-hydroxyphenylpyruvate dioxygenase, with protein MTENPLNLKRLHHAEFWVGNAKQAAFYYNRAFGFSQTAYSGLETGVRDRASYVMEQNQVRFVLSTPLTSDDEMSRHLAKHGDGVRDLAFEVENADFALEEAVRRGAEPAIEPHTVSDENGSARHSAIKTYGDTIHSFWDLKDYNGPFLPRFRAKHVAGESVGIGIIDHCVGNVELGKMDFWANWYRDVMGFERYLTFDDEDISTEYSALMSIVMSQDGASIKFPINEPAEGKKKSQIEEYLDFYEGPGVQHVALLTKDIIDTVGKLRANGVQFLSLPDSYYDLVRERVGDVVKEDWQKLQELGILIDADDEGYLLQLFTQPVEDRPTLFFEIIQRRGSRGFGKGNFRALFESIEREQALRGNL; from the coding sequence GTGACCGAGAACCCACTGAACCTCAAGCGTCTGCACCACGCCGAGTTCTGGGTGGGCAACGCCAAACAGGCCGCCTTCTACTACAACCGTGCCTTCGGCTTCTCACAGACGGCCTACAGCGGCCTCGAGACGGGAGTGCGCGATCGCGCCAGCTACGTCATGGAGCAGAACCAGGTCCGGTTCGTCCTGAGCACGCCACTGACGTCGGACGACGAGATGAGCCGGCACCTGGCGAAGCACGGCGACGGAGTCCGCGACCTGGCCTTCGAGGTCGAGAACGCGGACTTCGCCCTCGAGGAAGCCGTGCGCCGCGGTGCCGAGCCGGCCATCGAACCACACACCGTGAGCGACGAGAACGGATCGGCCCGTCACAGTGCCATCAAGACCTACGGCGACACCATCCACAGCTTCTGGGATCTCAAGGACTACAACGGCCCGTTCCTGCCCCGGTTCCGGGCGAAGCACGTCGCGGGCGAATCGGTGGGCATCGGGATCATCGACCACTGCGTGGGCAACGTCGAGCTGGGCAAGATGGACTTCTGGGCCAACTGGTACCGCGACGTCATGGGCTTCGAGCGCTACCTGACCTTCGACGACGAAGACATCTCGACGGAGTACTCCGCGCTGATGTCGATCGTCATGAGCCAGGACGGCGCTTCGATCAAGTTTCCCATCAACGAACCGGCCGAGGGCAAGAAGAAGAGCCAGATCGAGGAGTATCTCGACTTCTACGAAGGACCTGGTGTCCAGCACGTGGCCCTGCTCACCAAGGACATCATCGACACCGTGGGCAAGCTGCGGGCGAACGGAGTGCAGTTCCTGTCGCTACCCGACAGCTACTACGACCTCGTGCGCGAGCGCGTGGGGGACGTGGTGAAGGAGGACTGGCAGAAGCTCCAGGAACTCGGCATCCTCATCGACGCCGACGACGAGGGCTACCTGCTGCAGCTCTTCACCCAGCCGGTCGAGGACCGTCCCACCTTGTTCTTCGAGATCATCCAGCGCCGCGGCAGTCGGGGGTTCGGCAAGGGGAACTTCAGGGCCCTGTTCGAGTCGATCGAGCGCGAGCAGGCGCTGCGCGGCAACCTGTAG
- a CDS encoding homogentisate 1,2-dioxygenase, translated as MPFYHRLGQLPPKRHQAMEKPGGGMHFEQLMGNKGFVGPSTLMYHLHYPTEVRDIRSRGDRRLVATEERELRPRHLRTSGLSDGGSMVLDRVPLLFNADCALYHARPDSDDDFFYRNGQADELVYVATGEGSLHSQMGAIAVRAGDYVVVPRGIVHQWRFRGEAPRLLITESRGYVRTPERYRNEFGQLIEGAPYGERDFRRPEELETFDEKGDFPVVTKQDDHLTEFVLDHHPFDVVGWDGYYYPFAFSIHDFEPKVGAYHLPPPVHQTFEGDGFVICSFCPRPYDFGDGAVPAPYFHSNVWSDEVIYYASQEFMSRKGIEFGSITLHPDGLPHGPQPGRMEASIGAKWADELAVMVDTFRPLRLAVEAREVEDRDYWKSWQSAE; from the coding sequence ATGCCCTTCTACCACCGTCTCGGACAGCTGCCGCCCAAGCGCCATCAGGCGATGGAGAAGCCGGGCGGCGGGATGCACTTCGAGCAGCTCATGGGCAACAAGGGCTTCGTGGGCCCGTCGACGCTCATGTACCACCTCCACTACCCCACCGAGGTCCGCGACATCCGCAGCCGCGGCGACCGGCGTCTCGTTGCGACCGAAGAGCGCGAACTGCGCCCGCGCCATCTGCGGACCAGCGGCCTGAGCGATGGCGGAAGCATGGTCCTCGACCGCGTCCCGTTGCTGTTCAACGCCGACTGCGCGCTCTATCACGCGCGCCCCGACTCCGACGACGACTTCTTCTATCGCAACGGCCAGGCCGACGAACTCGTCTACGTCGCCACCGGCGAGGGTAGCCTCCACTCGCAGATGGGCGCGATCGCCGTGCGCGCCGGCGACTACGTGGTCGTCCCCCGGGGTATCGTCCACCAGTGGCGATTCCGCGGCGAAGCACCACGTCTGTTGATCACCGAGAGCCGTGGCTACGTGCGCACGCCCGAACGCTACCGCAACGAGTTCGGTCAGCTGATCGAGGGGGCCCCGTACGGGGAGCGCGACTTCCGACGACCCGAGGAGCTCGAGACCTTCGACGAAAAGGGCGATTTTCCGGTGGTCACCAAGCAAGACGACCACCTGACCGAGTTCGTCCTCGACCACCACCCCTTCGATGTCGTGGGCTGGGACGGCTATTACTACCCGTTCGCCTTCTCGATCCACGACTTCGAACCGAAGGTCGGCGCATACCATCTACCACCGCCCGTGCACCAGACCTTCGAGGGCGACGGCTTCGTGATCTGCAGCTTCTGTCCGCGCCCCTACGACTTCGGTGACGGCGCCGTGCCGGCCCCGTACTTCCACAGCAACGTGTGGAGCGACGAGGTCATCTACTACGCCAGCCAGGAGTTCATGAGCCGCAAGGGCATCGAGTTCGGATCGATCACCCTGCATCCCGACGGTCTCCCCCACGGTCCGCAGCCGGGACGCATGGAGGCGTCGATCGGTGCGAAGTGGGCCGACGAGCTGGCGGTGATGGTCGACACCTTCCGGCCGCTCCGTCTGGCCGTCGAAGCCCGCGAGGTCGAGGACCGCGACTACTGGAAGAGCTGGCAGTCGGCGGAGTGA
- a CDS encoding NUDIX hydrolase — MVSSDRNPDFERRVPDDDDRERMVCRSCGWIHYENPRLVVGALATWDDGILLCRRAIEPRVGYWTVPGGFMEVGESTEAGAIRETLEETGARIAVDDLLAVYSLSHIGQVHLVYRGRMLESTIDPGPESIEARLFTADEIPWDDLAFPTNTWALRHFLEVRGRSPIAPFGTPVDAPPPPRDLF; from the coding sequence ATGGTTTCATCCGACCGCAATCCCGACTTCGAGCGTCGAGTCCCCGACGACGACGACCGCGAGCGCATGGTCTGCCGGTCCTGCGGGTGGATCCACTACGAGAACCCGCGTCTGGTCGTGGGCGCGCTGGCGACGTGGGACGACGGGATCCTGCTCTGCCGCCGCGCGATCGAACCGCGGGTGGGCTACTGGACGGTTCCCGGTGGCTTCATGGAGGTCGGCGAATCCACCGAGGCGGGCGCCATTCGCGAGACCCTGGAGGAGACGGGCGCACGGATCGCCGTGGACGACCTGCTCGCCGTCTATTCCCTGTCGCACATCGGTCAGGTGCATCTCGTGTACCGGGGCCGCATGCTGGAGTCGACGATCGATCCGGGCCCCGAGTCCATCGAGGCACGCCTGTTCACCGCCGACGAGATCCCATGGGACGATCTCGCCTTTCCCACGAACACCTGGGCGCTGCGCCACTTCCTGGAGGTCCGCGGTCGGTCTCCGATCGCACCCTTCGGCACGCCTGTCGACGCACCTCCGCCGCCGCGCGACCTCTTCTGA
- a CDS encoding DUF3810 domain-containing protein: MNDPGKREVPTVGPAVLGNKPARRIALLAAGPVAWAASAALGSAAPGLVESLYGGSLGAAVGFALARATGWIPVSVAEVLLAGFVVAELARLAEGLRRSPRSRRLARAVVLVARDLSVVVALFYVVWGFHYARPTLPERAGWPTPEVDLAGRVALAEAAVDRVNALYVRLHGTEDAGRPTAAPTDLAALDRALEISWRAIPDRVGLPETAGWDRGPVKPLLISPLLHRLGLSGFYFPFTGEANVNDDVPIVQRARVMSHEKAHQRGVGPEDEANFLGWLAAATADHLHARYAAASFASRQLIRTLPGEERERLVARRVAGVQRDVNDLYAYWVAARGPARTLSRRVNHAYLRSNRVAGGVDSYGRSVRLLLAYAALRGDLDVAAEPPTPSGPR, encoded by the coding sequence ATGAACGATCCGGGGAAGCGGGAAGTCCCAACGGTAGGCCCAGCCGTACTCGGCAACAAGCCCGCGCGCCGCATCGCGCTGCTGGCGGCGGGGCCGGTCGCCTGGGCGGCGAGCGCGGCCCTGGGATCGGCGGCACCGGGTCTCGTGGAGTCGCTCTACGGAGGTTCCCTCGGTGCCGCCGTGGGCTTCGCGCTGGCCCGCGCCACCGGCTGGATTCCCGTCTCGGTCGCCGAGGTCCTCCTGGCAGGCTTCGTCGTGGCCGAACTGGCCCGTCTGGCCGAGGGGCTGCGGCGATCGCCGCGTTCCCGCCGCCTGGCACGGGCAGTGGTCCTCGTGGCCCGCGATCTCAGCGTGGTCGTGGCTCTGTTCTACGTGGTGTGGGGGTTCCACTACGCGCGCCCCACCCTACCCGAGCGCGCGGGCTGGCCGACCCCCGAGGTCGACCTCGCGGGGCGCGTCGCCCTCGCCGAGGCTGCGGTCGACCGCGTCAACGCGCTGTACGTGCGCCTGCACGGCACCGAGGACGCCGGCCGTCCGACCGCTGCCCCGACCGATCTCGCCGCCCTGGACCGGGCGCTGGAGATCTCGTGGCGCGCGATCCCCGACCGTGTCGGTCTCCCCGAGACCGCGGGCTGGGACCGCGGACCGGTCAAACCCCTGCTGATCTCGCCGCTCCTGCACCGACTGGGACTGTCGGGGTTCTACTTCCCGTTCACCGGCGAGGCCAACGTCAACGACGACGTGCCGATCGTCCAGCGTGCCCGCGTGATGTCCCACGAGAAGGCCCACCAGCGGGGTGTCGGTCCCGAGGACGAGGCGAACTTCCTGGGTTGGCTCGCCGCGGCCACGGCCGACCACCTGCACGCCCGCTACGCCGCCGCCAGCTTCGCGTCGCGCCAGCTCATCCGGACGCTGCCCGGCGAAGAGAGAGAGCGGCTGGTGGCGCGTCGGGTGGCGGGCGTCCAGCGCGACGTGAACGACCTCTACGCCTACTGGGTGGCTGCACGCGGACCGGCGCGAACCCTGAGCCGCCGCGTCAACCACGCCTACCTGCGCAGCAACCGCGTCGCAGGCGGCGTGGACAGCTACGGCCGCAGCGTCCGTCTCCTGTTGGCCTACGCCGCGCTGCGCGGCGACCTGGACGTCGCAGCCGAACCGCCGACTCCTTCTGGACCCCGCTGA
- a CDS encoding pyridoxal phosphate-dependent aminotransferase: protein MPRAPQTAARLEGIGGSVFERLLPRIRERTPRPTRLHIGDAADPPAYELPLDPDFREDRAHWFQYPNTAGIGRLRRALADHHRSVHGLDTEPDQILVTSGATNALSSALQALVDPGDEVIVPTPSWPFFRGMVRMSGGVVREVPFYTTEVRTDGLQRIEATIGERTAALYLNTPNNPSSRVLDAATRRAILEIAERHDLWVISDEAYDGMAYDGRATHPLSLYSARPENVLSVYTFSKIFRFAGLRLGWIRAAAPVIRSVDRALVHSVYSASSLAQELVLDPVRQFTRWSAGVSADLQSRRDLFLGTLDLPVEPCEGTYFAFLDAAPFCRRGRNPEDLIVECLDAGVLVAPGSDFGTDYGSWIRACFAAESRDAVEDAARRLRRVLAG, encoded by the coding sequence ATGCCCCGTGCACCGCAAACGGCCGCTCGCCTCGAGGGAATCGGAGGCTCGGTCTTCGAGCGCCTCCTCCCACGCATCCGCGAACGGACTCCGCGACCGACCCGACTCCACATCGGCGACGCCGCCGACCCACCCGCCTACGAACTTCCCTTGGACCCGGACTTCCGCGAGGATCGCGCCCACTGGTTCCAGTACCCCAACACCGCCGGGATCGGGCGACTGCGCCGGGCGCTCGCCGACCACCACCGCAGCGTGCACGGTCTCGACACCGAACCCGATCAGATTCTCGTGACGAGCGGTGCGACGAATGCCCTGTCGTCGGCGCTGCAGGCGCTGGTCGACCCGGGGGACGAAGTGATCGTCCCGACCCCCTCCTGGCCCTTCTTCCGGGGCATGGTGCGCATGTCCGGTGGCGTGGTCCGCGAGGTCCCCTTCTACACCACCGAGGTCCGCACCGACGGCCTGCAGCGGATCGAGGCCACGATCGGCGAGCGAACCGCGGCTCTGTACCTGAACACGCCGAACAATCCTTCGTCACGCGTGCTCGACGCGGCCACCCGACGAGCGATCCTCGAGATCGCCGAGCGCCACGACCTGTGGGTGATCAGCGACGAGGCCTATGACGGCATGGCCTACGACGGACGGGCCACGCATCCGCTGTCCCTGTACTCCGCACGGCCCGAGAACGTCCTGTCGGTCTACACATTCTCCAAGATCTTCCGGTTCGCCGGCCTGCGCCTGGGCTGGATCCGGGCCGCCGCGCCGGTGATCCGGTCGGTGGACCGTGCCCTCGTCCACTCGGTCTACTCGGCGTCGTCCCTGGCGCAGGAACTCGTTCTGGACCCGGTGCGGCAGTTCACACGCTGGTCCGCCGGGGTCTCCGCCGACCTGCAGTCGCGCCGCGACCTGTTCCTGGGGACGCTCGACCTTCCGGTGGAGCCGTGCGAGGGGACGTACTTCGCGTTCCTCGACGCCGCACCTTTCTGCCGCCGTGGGCGCAACCCCGAAGACCTGATCGTCGAATGCCTGGACGCGGGGGTGCTGGTCGCGCCGGGTAGCGACTTCGGCACCGACTACGGATCCTGGATCCGTGCCTGTTTCGCCGCCGAGTCGCGGGACGCGGTCGAGGACGCCGCCCGGCGCCTGCGCCGGGTCCTGGCGGGCTGA
- a CDS encoding LON peptidase substrate-binding domain-containing protein, which translates to MIAPVFPLPSYFLFPGAASPLRVFEPRYRQMVEDLLDGPGRLVMACVDPAHVHEMASDPPVLDTGGLGEIARHRRLPNGEYLIWVVGLGRVRIEEVESDRLYRRAKAHLLEDDDEEAEIADLGLSLQLRDAIAEHSEEDLELPDEAPIGFLADVLAQCLPLPVPRLRECFEELDPRRRADLVLDEHRLRGTSPE; encoded by the coding sequence ATGATCGCCCCCGTGTTCCCGCTGCCCTCCTACTTCCTGTTCCCGGGGGCCGCCTCGCCGCTGCGCGTCTTCGAGCCCCGCTACCGGCAGATGGTCGAGGACCTCCTCGACGGACCCGGGCGCCTGGTGATGGCCTGCGTCGATCCCGCGCACGTCCACGAAATGGCCAGCGACCCGCCGGTCCTCGACACCGGCGGACTGGGCGAGATCGCGCGCCACCGGCGGCTGCCCAATGGCGAGTACCTGATCTGGGTCGTCGGCCTCGGCCGGGTCCGGATCGAGGAGGTCGAGTCCGACCGGCTGTACCGCCGGGCGAAGGCCCACCTGCTGGAAGATGACGACGAAGAGGCGGAGATCGCGGACCTCGGACTGTCGCTGCAGCTCCGCGATGCGATCGCCGAGCACAGCGAAGAGGATCTGGAGCTTCCGGACGAAGCACCCATCGGCTTCCTGGCCGACGTGCTGGCCCAGTGCCTGCCCCTCCCGGTTCCGCGGCTTCGCGAGTGCTTCGAGGAGCTCGATCCCCGACGGCGGGCCGACCTCGTGCTCGACGAACACCGCCTGCGTGGCACGTCGCCCGAGTGA
- a CDS encoding MerR family transcriptional regulator produces MNDDRLRPRHPIQVAARRAGLNPALLRAWERRYQAVRPSRSETRQRLYSDQDVERLRRLRIVTDAGRRISEVAALGDEQLAALLTEDAVQHRALTPAGVPGRPSLEQLLGRARARVRDRDERGLRRELERAVLLYDPLLFLDEVLGALVERGGSAWADRTLDPSHEHVTSIVVRTLLEDLLVRLQPDHPRARVAVAVPAGERHELGGFALSVALAVCGCDGLRLGAELPPNTIVRLAHEQSVEAVALSVTWEGDTRRLEEELLDLRRALDPSVQMIVGGWGSRRLERVIERIGAVAPTRLQELPRAIDRMLDHAQERRPRRDEFDDQSIAS; encoded by the coding sequence TTGAACGACGATCGTCTTCGCCCCCGGCATCCGATCCAGGTCGCCGCCCGCCGTGCCGGCCTGAACCCCGCCCTCCTCCGTGCCTGGGAACGCCGCTACCAGGCGGTCCGTCCCTCGCGCAGCGAGACCCGGCAACGCCTCTATTCCGACCAGGACGTCGAGCGTCTCCGCCGTCTGCGGATCGTGACCGACGCGGGACGTCGGATCAGCGAGGTCGCCGCGCTCGGCGACGAGCAACTGGCTGCCCTCCTGACCGAGGACGCCGTCCAGCACCGGGCCCTGACCCCGGCCGGGGTTCCGGGTCGACCCTCGCTCGAGCAGCTGCTCGGACGCGCTCGCGCGCGCGTCCGCGACCGCGACGAGCGCGGCCTCCGCCGCGAGCTCGAACGCGCCGTTCTTCTCTACGATCCGCTGCTGTTCCTCGACGAGGTACTCGGCGCGCTCGTGGAGCGCGGGGGATCTGCGTGGGCCGACCGCACCCTCGACCCGAGCCACGAGCACGTCACCAGCATCGTCGTCCGGACCCTGCTGGAAGACCTTCTGGTGCGCCTCCAGCCCGATCACCCGCGAGCACGGGTCGCCGTGGCCGTCCCTGCCGGCGAGCGTCACGAACTCGGCGGATTCGCGCTCTCGGTGGCCCTGGCGGTGTGCGGCTGCGACGGCCTGCGCCTCGGAGCCGAACTGCCCCCGAACACGATCGTCCGCCTCGCCCACGAGCAGTCCGTGGAGGCGGTCGCCCTCTCCGTGACGTGGGAGGGCGACACCCGCCGTCTCGAAGAGGAGCTCCTCGATCTGCGCCGGGCGCTGGACCCTTCCGTCCAGATGATCGTCGGGGGATGGGGCAGTCGGCGTCTCGAGCGGGTGATCGAGCGGATCGGCGCCGTCGCTCCGACCCGGCTGCAGGAGCTGCCCCGGGCGATCGATCGTATGCTGGACCATGCCCAGGAACGCCGCCCCCGTCGCGACGAGTTCGATGACCAATCCATCGCCAGCTGA